AAGGTATTCAAGCTGGAGTTCAGCCATGATCAAAGCAATTTTAACCGATATTGAAGGCACTATTACCCGCATCTCATTTGTTAAAGACGTATTATTTCCTTACGCGGCAGGGCAATTACCTGAGTTTGTAAAATCACATCAAACAGACCCAGAAGTTGCAGCACAAATTGAGGCTGTTAAAGCACATATTGAACAACCCGAAGCCGATATCGACACGGTCATTAAGCATTTAATTCATTGGATTGAAACAGATCAAAAAATTACCCCACTCAAGCAGTTGCAAGGCTTAATTTGGCAAACGGGCTACGAAAGTGGTGATTTTACTGGCCACCTTTACCCAGATGCTTATGACTTTTTACAAGCCCAAAAAAAAGCTGGTAAAAGTTTATATGTCTACTCATCAGGCTCAGTAAAAGCCCAACACCTGATTTTTGAATTTTCTGACTACGGTGATGTTAGACCTTTATTTAGTGATTACTTCGACACTAAAGTCGGCGCAAAACAACAGCAAAGCTCTTATGAGAATATTATTGCCGAGCTACCATTTGACGCTGCCGAAGTGTTGTTCTTAAGCGATGTGGTGGCAGAGCTTGATGCTGCTAAAGCTGCAGGCCTTGGAACTTTGCACCTTGTTCGCGATGGCCAAGCGGTAAGTGACGCTCACCCATATATCAATGACTTTTCGGAATTTAGCGCGGAGCTGTTAGCATGAGTCAATTAACTATTTATAACGATAACAACGCAAACGACATACTGTTTCATAGTGAAGACTTAAGCGCTATTGCCAATGAACTAAATACAGTTGGCGTTCGCTTTGAGCAGTGGCAAGCAACAGCACAAATTGACCAAGATACCAGCCAAGACGCTATTTTAACTGCTTATGCTAACGATATAGATCGGCTAAAAGCTGAAGGGGGCTATCAAACAGTGGATGTTATTTCGCTTGCTAAGGGTAATCCAAATGCCAGCGAACTTCGCAGTAAGTTCTTGTTTGAACATACACATAGCGAAGATGAAGTTCGTTTTTTTGTGAAAGGCCAAGGTTTATTCTGCTTACATTTAGGCGACAAAGTATATCAAGTGCTTTGCCAACAAGGTGACCTAATTTCAGTACCAGAACTCACACCACATTGGTTTGATATGGGCAGCGACCCTGAATTCACAGCAATTCGCTTATTCAATAATACCGAAGGTTGGGTCGCTAAAAGCACTGAGTCAACCATTGCTACCAACTTCCCACTGCTAGACTAACATGGAAAAACTATTCTCGTACGGTACCTTACAGTACCCGCAGGTTCAGCTTGATACCTTCGGGCGTTTGCTCGAAGGTCAACCTGCTACGCTAACTGGGTATGTCATTGGTGAAGTCGAGATCACCGACGAAGCTGTCCTTAAAAGTAGTGGTCAACGTTTTCACCCGGCCTTAATCAAAACGGGCAAACAAAGTGATACGGTTAATGGCACAATTTACTTAATCACCGAACAAGAGCTTGCCCAGGCAGACGCTTACGAAGTAGATGATTATCAGCGAATTGCAGAAACATTCCAATGTAACAACCAAGCTTGGCTATATGTTGCAAAAAACAGCCTTTAATTTACAAATATAAAACAAAAAGACCCAAATTAAGAACAAAAGCTGCTATTATCCTCCCCATTAATAAGTACTCATTATTTGCTAAAGGACTAAACATGGGGTCGGCATTTTCACCCTTACGCGATACCGTTATTTATGTGGGTGAGTGGCAATTTAACACTCAGCAGCAAACCATCAGCGATGGCACTCATACGCGCGAACTAGAACCTTTACTCTATAAACTCTTGTGCTTTTTCATTACTCATAATGATCGCATTATCATTCGCCAAGAGTTGGTTGAAAACATTTGGCAACAAAGCTTTGTTGATGACAATGCCATTAACCGTGCCATCTCTGAATTAAGAAAAGTACTCAAGTCAGAAAAGCAGCCCGGGCAAACCATTAAAACCCATTACCGCAAAGGTTATAGCCTATTTATTGAAGTTAAGTCTCTTGATCACGCTGTGAATAGAGAGCTGCCAAAAACAGAAAATGTAATAACAGTAGATAAAGACGCTGATACCCAAGTTAAACCTACGGCCATTAATGAGCAAAAAGCGCATTCTTCACGCTGGCCATGGCCTTTTGCAGCGTTAGTGCTTGGTGTATTGATTACTGCTATTTGGTTATTTTCACAACAGCCTAAAGCAAATGATGAAGTACAAAACGAAGCACCATTTTTAGACCTGCAAGCTGAAACCATTTCATGGCATAAAGGCACACACTATCAATTATTGCTAAACCACGACAAAACGCAGCTTGCCTATGTGCTGCAAAATGAAAATCAACATATTTATGTTGTCGACTTAACGACTAAAAAAGAGTACTCAATTACATCTGGCGCTATCTTTTTACAGGGATGGTCTAAAGATGGCGAGAGGCTATTTTATAGTTCATGTGAAAACAGTGACTTCAATGACTGTAGTGCTTGGCAAGCAAGTAATTTGCTATCAAATGAAGTAGTACTAAAGCCAGTTACAAATCAATCTATATTAAATATCACACCAGATCAGTACATTGAAATTGGTAATGTGGCAATTACAAGGCGTAATAATTACCGTGGCTTAACCCACTTATCTGCTCTGTATGCGCTGGACTTAAAGACAGGTGAGGAAATTCGCATTACATCACCTAATATTACTGGCACCGGCGATTATATTTTAACAACACTTAAAAACCCCAACCGTGTTATTTTTGAACGCCACAATGTTGGCCAAACAGAAATTTATATAGCGAATTTAGACGGTAGCTCACTCAAACTTTTAACCACCAACGAATACCGAGCTTGGGCTGCGACTTATGATGAACAAACTAACTCGCTTATTTGGTATAACCGCAGTAAATTAACAATTGAATCATATTCATTTGATACCATGAGTCGGGGGCAAGCCATTAAAGCCCCAGTAAAGCGAGCAAATTACGCTTACCCTCTTAATAAACAAAGTGTACTGATCAGTACTGATATACACGACAGTGATGCGGCTATATTTGACCTAACATCAAAAGAAATGAGCTATATTGCCACGGCTAATAAGCATGAAGGTGATTTGGTCGCCCTAACTAATAATGATGTCTACTTCGCTGATCTTGAATATCATAAACGACAACACTGGCTCAGAAAAAACAACCAATATATAGATATAACCGACAAGATTGGTAAAGATACCACTATTATTTCTGCAAATAACGACAGCAGTCAACTGGTGAGTTTTAATAAAACCAATCAAAAGCTAAGCTTATTAAATGCCAATGACTTTTCAGAGGTTAAGCACTGGACACTACCAGGAAACAGCAAACTGGCAGCAGTCAGAGGTAATAAAATTGCAGTAATTTTTACCGAGCTTAGTAACCAGCAAAACCAACTAATGATTTTACACACCAACAGCAATGAGGTTGTCAAAAGCACCATCGACACCCCATTGGCAATTGCTTGGTATGATGATAATCAGCTAATCGTCCATTCTAAGTACGGAAAATATTTGCTTTTAGATAGTGACAGTAACACTTATAGTGAGCTGATAACTCCTGACAAACTAATCGAGCTAAAGCCTTCAATTATCACTATGACAAGCAACCATCACAGCTTATATATCGCCACAAATAATGAAATTTATAGTATTAACTTGGCAAACATACAGGATGTTGATCTGGCACTGAAAATGCGGCCCTTACACTATATAACGCATATCAATGCCAATAATGACAAGCTCGCTATTTCATTCGTAACAGCAAATACTCAAAATAGCATTGAGCTCTACACTAAAAAAAGTGCTGAGTAATTTACGACTTTAACTGCTTTAGAATACCTTGCTCGATATCGGACTGGTTATAAACTCCGCTATCGAGCACCCATCCTGTGACTAGGCTAGCCGGTGTAACATCAAATGCTGGGTTATAAACCTTTGCGTTAGTCGGTGCCCACATCGCTTCACCAAAACTACCACTAACACCGCGCACTTCATTAGGGGTGCGTTGTTCAATTTCGATATCTGCACCACACTGTGTATGTGTATCAAGCGTCGTAAGTGGCGCAACGACATAAAATGGAATGTTATGGAAATGCGCTAACACAGCAAGGTTATATGTGCCTACCTTATTGGCAAAATCACCGTTTGCAGCAATGCGATCGGCACCTACAAAGATTTTATCGACTTTACCTGCCGCCATTAAACTAGCCGCCATGTTATCGCAAATCAAGGTATAAGGAATTTGCCAGCGCTCAAGCTCAAAAGCCGTTAAACGACCGCCTTGCAGTAACGGCCTTGTTTCATCAACCCAAACATGAATATCACCATGGCGTTGCTGAGCTTTATAAATCACACCTAATGCAGTACCTACGCCCGCAGTCGCTAAAGCACCTGTATTACAATGGGTTAAAATGTTATCTCCCTTATTTACCAAAGCCGCACCACGTTCTGCCATGCTATCGCAAAGGGCAATATCTTCTTTAAATAACTGCTCAGCAGTAGAAACAACAGCAGTTACAAAGTCAGTCTCTGCAAGCGCTGCACGTAACTTGGCCATGCAGTGCATAAGGTTTACCGCTGTTGGGCGGGTTGCTTCTAGTTCATCAATGGCAATAGCAAGTGCTGATTGACTCATGCCTTGCTCAGCTAGGTGTGCAACCAATAAGCTAGCACCTAAGCCGATTAAAGGCGCTCCCCGGATTTTCAAAGTCAGAATCAAATCTTTCATCGTTTCAACATCGTTACATACATGCCAATGCTGTTGATGTGGCAACAAATACTGATCAAGCACGGTTAGCGTACCTTGCTGATATTTAATACTGCTGGCGATGAGATCTTGCATACTGAATCCGAATAACTAATGAATAACTAATTTAAGTGAATAGTTATTTTACATCAGTTTTGATAACTAACAAGCTAGATGTATGGACATCTAAACGGTTACAGGTATAGAATGCTCAAAGTTAATTGTATTACGAGATAGAGCCATGGCTAAATACACTGCCTTTAATGCAGAGCATGCTGTTGATTACATTAAAGAACTTGTTAAAAGTGAACTAATTTCAGTCTTCCCTGCTGATGCAGCACTGACTGCATACGAGTTTGGAGACGGAAACTTAAACTTAGTTTTTCGGGTTGCTGATCAGCACAACAACAGTGTAATTCTAAAGCAAGCACTCCCTTATGCCCGCTGCGTAGGTGAGTCATGGCCATTATCGTTAGACCGCGCCAGAATCGAAGCCGAAGTATTGATTAATCATGGTAAGTTATGCCCAGAGCATACCGTGGCGATATTGCATCACAATGTAGAGCTGGCATTAACCGTGTTAGAAGATTTAGGTGAGTTACAAATTTTACGTGGCGCACAAATCAATGCAGAGCAATTTCCATTATTGGCCAGCCATGTTGCGCTCTATTTAAGCCGAACAGGCTTTTATAACTCAGACTTTTACTTATCTGCTGAAGATAAAAAAGCCAAAGTCGGCCAATTTATTAATCCTGATTTATGTAAGATCACAGAAGACTTATTCTTTACTGATCCGTACATTGAGCATGAGCGCAATAATTTCCCTGCTGAGCTTAATGAGCACGTCGAAAGTATTCGAAATAATGATGGTTTAAAACTGGCCGCAGCGAAATTAAAAGCTAAGTTCTTATCATGCCCGCAAACTTTATTGCATGGCGATATGCATAGTGGCAGCATTTTTGTTGATAGCAAAACCACTAAAATGATCGACCCAGAGTTCGGTTTTTTTGGCCCTGTTGGCTTTGATATCGGCTCATTTATGGGTAACTTGCTACTAAATTACTGCGCCCAAAACGCCCGTATTACAGAGCAAGCAAAACGCCGCCAGTATCAAACCCATTTATTAACCTGCTTACAAGACTGTTATAGCCAATTTGAGCAACATTGGTTAAACCTAGCAAGCAGCGAAGCAACTGATATTAGCTTTGCAAACCGCGCCTTTAGCGAAGATTATTTACAACACGTATTGCGTGATGCGATTGGCTACTGTGGCGCTGAACTTATTCGCCGTACTATTGGTTTAGCCCATGTTGCAGATATAGACGGTATTGAAGATGCACAAGCTCGTTTAGCAGTACAACAGCAAACGCTCGTACTTGGCGAGCAACTGATGCTCAATGCCACAAGCTGTAACAATAAAGACGAGTTCTTTTCTTTATTAATCAGTTTATTAAACTAATAATCAAAAAGTAAAAAGGCGCTCAATGCGCCTTTTAATTATTCAACAAGATTATTTATTGTAGTGCTCATACATTTTATCGAGCGGCTCTGATAAACCATTTTCTTGTACCACTCGCACATGCTGGCGAGCTAACTCGCGGGCACTTGATACACCACATGAATGAGCAATCAGCCCTGCCCCGTAATGAATATATTTATTATAGTTAGCAACACGCTGAGCCTTATCGGTCACATCGAGGCCTCGCTGTAAGCGTTCATTATGAGTCGTAATACCGGTCGGGCAGGTATCTTTATTACATTGTAGAGCCTGAATACAACCAAGCGAAAACATATGACCACGCGCCGACACAATAAAATCAGCACCCAATGCAAGTGCCCAAGCCACTTTTGACGGTACGATTAGCTTACCCGATGCAATCACTTTTACACGCTCTCTGAGACCATGTTTTTTTAGCAGATCAACAACCAAAGGCAGGCTCTCTCGTAGCGGTAAACCAACTGAATCCATCAAGGGTTGAGGGGCTGCGCCCGTTCCACCGTCGGCACTATCTATAGTGATAAAGTCAGGGGCAGATTCAATGCCTCGGTTATTGATTTCACTGAACAAGGTTTCGAGCCAAGTGTATTCACCAATCACCGCTTTAAAACCGGTTGGTTTACCTGTGGTACTGCGTACCGTTTCAATCATATCGAGTAAATCTGCTGGGCATTTAATCTCTGGATGACCATTTGGACTAATCGAATCATGCCCTTCAGGAATACCCCGAATTTTTGCAATTTCAGCAGTCACTTTGCGCCCTGGTAACATACCTCCTTTACCGGGTTTAGCACCTTGACTCATTTTAATTTCGAACATTTTAACTTGTTCGTGCTCAGCAATCGCTTTGAGTTTTTCGGTGCTTAATTTACCGTGCTCATCTCGTACACCATATTTTGCCGTGCCAATCTGAAACACAATATCAGCGCCACCTTCAAGGTGGTAAGGGCTGAGTCCTCCTTCACCGGTATTCATCCAACAACCTGCTAACTTTGCACCTCGCGATAGTGCGCGCACCGCGGGCTTAGATAAGGCACCAAAGCTCATGCCAGAAATATTAAATAACGAGTTTGTTGTATAAGGAACGTGGCAATAAGGCCCTAATGTAACTTCGCTCGGGTCGAGTGCATCTTCATCTAAGGTTGGGAACGCACAGTTCATAAACATCACCGTTCCCGTTGCTTCAAGGCTTTGG
Above is a window of Pseudoalteromonas shioyasakiensis DNA encoding:
- a CDS encoding FMN-binding glutamate synthase family protein, whose translation is MSDFIIFSIDVFASLFIFALGIGLLVIVCFYISDVTQSKQAIRRNYPVIGRFRYFFERQGEFFRQYFFAMDREELPFNRAERSWVYRAAKNVDRTTAFGSTQSLEATGTVMFMNCAFPTLDEDALDPSEVTLGPYCHVPYTTNSLFNISGMSFGALSKPAVRALSRGAKLAGCWMNTGEGGLSPYHLEGGADIVFQIGTAKYGVRDEHGKLSTEKLKAIAEHEQVKMFEIKMSQGAKPGKGGMLPGRKVTAEIAKIRGIPEGHDSISPNGHPEIKCPADLLDMIETVRSTTGKPTGFKAVIGEYTWLETLFSEINNRGIESAPDFITIDSADGGTGAAPQPLMDSVGLPLRESLPLVVDLLKKHGLRERVKVIASGKLIVPSKVAWALALGADFIVSARGHMFSLGCIQALQCNKDTCPTGITTHNERLQRGLDVTDKAQRVANYNKYIHYGAGLIAHSCGVSSARELARQHVRVVQENGLSEPLDKMYEHYNK
- the mtnA gene encoding S-methyl-5-thioribose-1-phosphate isomerase; the protein is MQDLIASSIKYQQGTLTVLDQYLLPHQQHWHVCNDVETMKDLILTLKIRGAPLIGLGASLLVAHLAEQGMSQSALAIAIDELEATRPTAVNLMHCMAKLRAALAETDFVTAVVSTAEQLFKEDIALCDSMAERGAALVNKGDNILTHCNTGALATAGVGTALGVIYKAQQRHGDIHVWVDETRPLLQGGRLTAFELERWQIPYTLICDNMAASLMAAGKVDKIFVGADRIAANGDFANKVGTYNLAVLAHFHNIPFYVVAPLTTLDTHTQCGADIEIEQRTPNEVRGVSGSFGEAMWAPTNAKVYNPAFDVTPASLVTGWVLDSGVYNQSDIEQGILKQLKS
- a CDS encoding gamma-glutamylcyclotransferase family protein, which gives rise to MEKLFSYGTLQYPQVQLDTFGRLLEGQPATLTGYVIGEVEITDEAVLKSSGQRFHPALIKTGKQSDTVNGTIYLITEQELAQADAYEVDDYQRIAETFQCNNQAWLYVAKNSL
- the mtnC gene encoding acireductone synthase: MIKAILTDIEGTITRISFVKDVLFPYAAGQLPEFVKSHQTDPEVAAQIEAVKAHIEQPEADIDTVIKHLIHWIETDQKITPLKQLQGLIWQTGYESGDFTGHLYPDAYDFLQAQKKAGKSLYVYSSGSVKAQHLIFEFSDYGDVRPLFSDYFDTKVGAKQQQSSYENIIAELPFDAAEVLFLSDVVAELDAAKAAGLGTLHLVRDGQAVSDAHPYINDFSEFSAELLA
- a CDS encoding winged helix-turn-helix domain-containing protein, with protein sequence MGSAFSPLRDTVIYVGEWQFNTQQQTISDGTHTRELEPLLYKLLCFFITHNDRIIIRQELVENIWQQSFVDDNAINRAISELRKVLKSEKQPGQTIKTHYRKGYSLFIEVKSLDHAVNRELPKTENVITVDKDADTQVKPTAINEQKAHSSRWPWPFAALVLGVLITAIWLFSQQPKANDEVQNEAPFLDLQAETISWHKGTHYQLLLNHDKTQLAYVLQNENQHIYVVDLTTKKEYSITSGAIFLQGWSKDGERLFYSSCENSDFNDCSAWQASNLLSNEVVLKPVTNQSILNITPDQYIEIGNVAITRRNNYRGLTHLSALYALDLKTGEEIRITSPNITGTGDYILTTLKNPNRVIFERHNVGQTEIYIANLDGSSLKLLTTNEYRAWAATYDEQTNSLIWYNRSKLTIESYSFDTMSRGQAIKAPVKRANYAYPLNKQSVLISTDIHDSDAAIFDLTSKEMSYIATANKHEGDLVALTNNDVYFADLEYHKRQHWLRKNNQYIDITDKIGKDTTIISANNDSSQLVSFNKTNQKLSLLNANDFSEVKHWTLPGNSKLAAVRGNKIAVIFTELSNQQNQLMILHTNSNEVVKSTIDTPLAIAWYDDNQLIVHSKYGKYLLLDSDSNTYSELITPDKLIELKPSIITMTSNHHSLYIATNNEIYSINLANIQDVDLALKMRPLHYITHINANNDKLAISFVTANTQNSIELYTKKSAE
- a CDS encoding 1,2-dihydroxy-3-keto-5-methylthiopentene dioxygenase, whose protein sequence is MSQLTIYNDNNANDILFHSEDLSAIANELNTVGVRFEQWQATAQIDQDTSQDAILTAYANDIDRLKAEGGYQTVDVISLAKGNPNASELRSKFLFEHTHSEDEVRFFVKGQGLFCLHLGDKVYQVLCQQGDLISVPELTPHWFDMGSDPEFTAIRLFNNTEGWVAKSTESTIATNFPLLD
- the mtnK gene encoding S-methyl-5-thioribose kinase, producing the protein MAKYTAFNAEHAVDYIKELVKSELISVFPADAALTAYEFGDGNLNLVFRVADQHNNSVILKQALPYARCVGESWPLSLDRARIEAEVLINHGKLCPEHTVAILHHNVELALTVLEDLGELQILRGAQINAEQFPLLASHVALYLSRTGFYNSDFYLSAEDKKAKVGQFINPDLCKITEDLFFTDPYIEHERNNFPAELNEHVESIRNNDGLKLAAAKLKAKFLSCPQTLLHGDMHSGSIFVDSKTTKMIDPEFGFFGPVGFDIGSFMGNLLLNYCAQNARITEQAKRRQYQTHLLTCLQDCYSQFEQHWLNLASSEATDISFANRAFSEDYLQHVLRDAIGYCGAELIRRTIGLAHVADIDGIEDAQARLAVQQQTLVLGEQLMLNATSCNNKDEFFSLLISLLN